One genomic segment of Methanolinea mesophila includes these proteins:
- a CDS encoding metal-dependent hydrolase, translated as MDSVTHAFFVAAVLAYLGHPELILFGVMGAVLMDSDILYSRISDHFPSLYVFTHGGFTHSLAGALVTGGATSAGICLTASTGMIPALILSEIPPAAFAAVFLGSFTHVALDLLAYPGIPVFYPVTDRKYTLGVFAGPSPVMMVVSWVYLILLILGVAPLSALPVWSALFILVVAFFSVLKIAMAFHLEGESIPTFNPLVWYEIRETDEAFIFRCISLLRGTCGEKEFVKSRDVPSRDVALSSGDPEVKRLRYYSYFTTAEREGDAIVIRDPLRDEGIIFYPPSYKKIRIEKNGGRDEW; from the coding sequence GTGGACAGCGTAACCCATGCATTCTTTGTTGCTGCGGTCCTCGCGTATCTCGGGCACCCGGAACTTATCCTCTTCGGAGTGATGGGGGCAGTGCTGATGGATTCGGACATCCTCTATTCCAGGATATCGGACCATTTCCCCTCCCTCTACGTATTCACCCACGGAGGGTTCACCCACTCTCTCGCCGGGGCACTGGTAACCGGCGGGGCGACCTCCGCGGGGATTTGCCTCACCGCGTCAACCGGGATGATCCCTGCACTGATCCTGTCCGAAATCCCGCCTGCTGCTTTCGCGGCGGTATTCCTGGGGAGTTTCACTCACGTGGCACTCGATCTTCTGGCATACCCGGGAATCCCGGTCTTCTATCCGGTGACCGACCGGAAATATACCCTGGGAGTGTTTGCCGGCCCAAGCCCGGTGATGATGGTAGTGAGCTGGGTCTACCTTATCCTCCTCATACTCGGGGTGGCCCCCCTCTCCGCTCTCCCGGTCTGGTCTGCGCTCTTCATCCTCGTGGTAGCGTTTTTTTCGGTGCTTAAAATCGCCATGGCGTTTCACCTGGAGGGAGAAAGTATCCCTACGTTCAATCCCCTCGTGTGGTACGAGATCCGGGAGACTGATGAAGCCTTCATATTCCGGTGCATTTCACTCCTCCGAGGAACCTGCGGGGAAAAGGAATTTGTAAAATCCCGGGACGTGCCCTCCCGCGATGTCGCCCTGTCCTCCGGGGACCCCGAGGTTAAAAGACTCCGCTATTATTCGTATTTCACGACGGCAGAGCGGGAAGGTGATGCCATTGTGATCCGTGACCCTCTCCGGGACGAAGGGATCATCTTCTACCCCCCGTCATACAAGAAGATCAGGATCGAGAAGAATGGCGGGA